The following proteins come from a genomic window of Microbacterium sp. JZ31:
- a CDS encoding MerR family transcriptional regulator: protein MTEAAAVDVAPYSTSRLAAISGYSAQQIRDLEHLGVIPPAIRQSNGYRRFTIAHVTALRAYRQLTIAVGAVAARATMRGIRRLPADEATAGIVALHVDLARSRADTIAALDALDRIVDETARDAPAAPGDTMSITELSAALGVRSSTIRFWEQQGLITPEREGRLAVRRYPPDAVRDSRIVAALRAGGYRIPAVHAVMTSLWALDDGTDARNALQERLQDIAVRSDALLRAGTDLSDLLRSPPVTARRQTGPAPQQESDQTRRGASGSVTS from the coding sequence ATGACAGAAGCCGCTGCGGTCGACGTCGCCCCCTACTCGACAAGTCGTCTCGCCGCGATCTCCGGGTACTCGGCGCAGCAGATCCGAGATCTCGAACACCTCGGTGTCATTCCGCCTGCTATCCGACAGTCCAACGGATACCGTCGATTCACCATCGCTCACGTCACCGCACTGCGTGCATACCGTCAGTTGACGATCGCCGTCGGCGCCGTTGCGGCCCGGGCGACGATGCGGGGGATACGCCGTCTGCCCGCAGACGAAGCCACCGCCGGTATCGTCGCTCTCCACGTCGATCTCGCGCGCTCGCGCGCCGATACGATCGCGGCGCTCGATGCTCTCGACAGGATCGTCGATGAGACCGCACGCGACGCGCCCGCCGCCCCCGGCGACACGATGAGCATCACCGAGCTCTCCGCCGCGCTCGGCGTACGTTCCTCCACGATCCGCTTCTGGGAACAGCAGGGGCTGATAACACCCGAGCGAGAAGGGCGGCTCGCCGTGCGACGTTACCCGCCGGACGCCGTGAGAGACAGCCGGATCGTCGCTGCGCTTCGCGCAGGCGGATACCGAATCCCTGCGGTTCACGCCGTCATGACGTCCCTGTGGGCACTCGACGACGGCACAGACGCGCGCAACGCCCTTCAGGAACGACTTCAGGACATAGCCGTCCGCTCGGACGCACTCCTGCGTGCCGGAACGGACCTCTCCGATCTGCTGCGCTCACCGCCCGTGACAGCGCGTCGGCAGACGGGCCCCGCGCCTCAGCAGGAGTCGGACCAGACCCGCCGCGGTGCGTCGGGGTCCGTGACGTCGTAG
- a CDS encoding DUF6194 family protein — MSLQQILSEIRTHDGLLELAPSPGSEQPEVSWGDHFFYYAPDGRVPRNRQPYATITTKDYPDDAQSRLGAEERWRLNIHVGPQLFTELLGYPPEQIDGSRVDYAAADVFLPHPLYGAYGWICVVNPGRATIGPAREALRRAYQADRRRVERRRSRSAASRNECP, encoded by the coding sequence ATGTCCTTGCAGCAGATCCTGTCAGAGATCCGAACCCACGACGGTCTCCTCGAGCTCGCGCCCTCGCCGGGAAGCGAGCAGCCCGAGGTCTCGTGGGGCGACCACTTCTTCTATTACGCCCCGGACGGGCGGGTTCCGCGGAACCGGCAACCGTACGCGACGATCACGACCAAGGATTACCCGGACGACGCGCAGTCTCGTCTCGGTGCCGAGGAACGCTGGCGCCTGAACATTCACGTCGGTCCGCAGCTCTTCACGGAGCTCCTCGGATACCCGCCCGAACAGATCGATGGGTCCCGTGTGGACTACGCCGCCGCCGACGTGTTCCTGCCGCACCCCCTGTATGGCGCTTACGGGTGGATATGCGTCGTGAATCCGGGTCGCGCGACGATCGGGCCCGCGAGGGAAGCCCTTCGACGCGCGTATCAGGCCGATCGTCGGCGAGTTGAGCGCCGGCGGAGCCGGAGCGCCGCCTCCCGGAACGAGTGCCCTTGA
- the ftsX gene encoding permease-like cell division protein FtsX, whose product MRVGLILSEVLTGLRRNASMVVSVILVTFVSLTFVGAAILMQAQIATMRDYFQDRAQVDVYMCSPISNTETCTGGAATEEQIAAVQSELQGQTLSPLIQEASFETPAEAYQALVENLPDLAGVLTEEQTNAVFHINLLDPTRSDVIVEAFNGEEGVEQITDQLEYLDPLFSALTIATYMAVGIAGLMLISAVLLIGTTIRLSAYARRREVGIMRLVGASNRFIQTPFVLEGVVAALIGSLLASGAVLLGVRFGVEGYLTERMSTIPWVGMGEAFLVVPAIVLIGVVLAALSAGFAIRRWLRA is encoded by the coding sequence ATGAGAGTGGGACTGATCCTGTCGGAGGTGCTGACGGGCCTCCGGCGCAACGCGTCGATGGTCGTGTCGGTCATCCTGGTGACCTTCGTGTCGCTCACATTCGTGGGCGCGGCCATCCTGATGCAGGCGCAGATCGCGACGATGCGCGACTACTTCCAGGACCGCGCGCAGGTCGACGTGTACATGTGCTCTCCCATTTCGAACACCGAGACCTGCACGGGCGGTGCCGCCACGGAGGAGCAGATCGCGGCGGTGCAGAGCGAGCTGCAGGGGCAGACGCTCTCACCGCTGATCCAGGAGGCCTCGTTCGAGACGCCCGCCGAGGCGTATCAGGCCCTGGTGGAGAACCTGCCGGATCTCGCGGGCGTGCTGACCGAGGAGCAGACGAACGCGGTCTTCCACATCAACCTGCTCGACCCGACGCGATCGGATGTGATCGTCGAGGCGTTCAACGGCGAGGAGGGCGTCGAGCAGATCACCGACCAGCTCGAGTACCTGGATCCGCTGTTCTCCGCGCTGACGATCGCGACATACATGGCGGTCGGGATCGCGGGCCTGATGCTGATCTCCGCCGTGCTGCTGATCGGCACGACCATCCGGCTGTCGGCGTACGCGCGGCGCCGAGAGGTCGGGATCATGCGCCTCGTCGGTGCGTCGAACCGGTTCATCCAGACGCCGTTCGTGCTGGAGGGCGTCGTCGCGGCGCTGATCGGATCGCTGCTGGCGAGCGGCGCCGTGCTGCTCGGCGTCAGGTTCGGCGTCGAGGGCTATCTGACCGAGCGGATGAGCACCATCCCGTGGGTTGGGATGGGCGAGGCGTTCCTCGTCGTGCCCGCGATCGTCCTGATCGGCGTCGTGCTCGCGGCACTGTCGGCCGGCTTCGCCATCCGGCGCTGGCTGCGCGCCTAG
- the ftsE gene encoding cell division ATP-binding protein FtsE, translated as MIRFEHVTKRYRGTATPALDDVDFEVQRGEFVFLVGASGSGKSSCLRLILREDTPSDGRVVVLGRDTKTLSHRRTPYFRRHIGSVFQDFRLLPAKTVFQNVAFTLQVIGSSRAFIRQAVPEALELVGLADKAKRLPHELSGGEQQRVAIARALVNRPQVLLADEPTGNLDPATSVDIMMLLERINASGTTILCATHEATFVDQMQRRVIELKDGKLVRDERHGGYGDRSHVKTLEPQVERGAAAVAALTAVLELQREVTSNPTGVVEPLRTDAAEAPALADVPVVAAAVDAEPAPEAVEVAREELFADLMADDPGPGEPDPFPQEPSSGEDVVPQGAFADESGEQPAADETAQRGPLHMEELGMADRLGLRSRDDEVGPTS; from the coding sequence ATGATCCGGTTCGAACACGTCACCAAGCGATACCGGGGGACCGCGACGCCGGCCCTCGACGATGTCGACTTCGAAGTCCAGCGCGGGGAGTTTGTCTTCCTCGTCGGCGCATCGGGATCGGGCAAGTCCTCCTGCCTGCGCCTGATCCTGCGGGAGGACACCCCGAGCGACGGCCGCGTGGTCGTGCTCGGCCGCGACACGAAGACGCTCTCCCACCGCCGCACGCCGTACTTCCGGCGCCACATCGGCTCGGTCTTCCAGGACTTCCGCCTGCTGCCGGCGAAGACCGTCTTCCAGAACGTCGCGTTCACGCTGCAGGTGATCGGGTCGTCGCGCGCCTTCATCCGGCAGGCCGTGCCCGAGGCGCTCGAGCTCGTCGGCCTCGCGGACAAGGCCAAGCGGCTGCCGCACGAGCTGTCGGGCGGCGAGCAGCAGCGCGTCGCGATCGCGCGCGCCCTCGTCAACCGCCCGCAGGTGCTGCTCGCCGATGAGCCGACCGGAAACCTCGATCCTGCCACGTCGGTGGACATCATGATGCTGCTCGAGCGCATCAACGCCTCGGGCACCACGATCCTGTGCGCGACGCACGAGGCGACGTTCGTCGACCAGATGCAGCGCCGCGTGATCGAGCTCAAGGACGGGAAGCTCGTGCGCGACGAGCGGCACGGCGGCTACGGCGACCGGTCGCACGTCAAGACGCTCGAGCCGCAGGTCGAGCGCGGCGCCGCCGCGGTCGCGGCCCTCACGGCCGTGCTCGAGCTGCAGCGCGAGGTCACGAGCAACCCGACCGGCGTCGTCGAGCCGCTCCGGACGGACGCCGCCGAGGCACCCGCTCTCGCCGACGTGCCCGTCGTCGCGGCGGCCGTGGACGCCGAGCCCGCTCCCGAGGCGGTCGAGGTCGCGCGCGAGGAGCTGTTCGCCGACCTGATGGCCGACGACCCTGGCCCCGGCGAGCCCGATCCGTTCCCGCAGGAGCCGTCGAGCGGCGAGGACGTGGTGCCGCAGGGCGCCTTCGCCGACGAGTCGGGGGAGCAGCCCGCGGCGGACGAGACCGCGCAGCGCGGGCCGCTGCACATGGAGGAGCTGGGCATGGCGGATCGCCTCGGCCTGCGCTCGCGCGACGACGAGGTGGGTCCGACGTCATGA
- a CDS encoding sugar porter family MFS transporter codes for MTDTAYRRVNARVTGIAIAAALGGFLFGFDTAVINGAVDALAGEFALDAALKGFAVSSALLGCAVGAWFAGSMANRWGRVPVMITAAVLFLISAIGSGIAFGVVDLIVWRVIGGLGVGAASVIAPAYIAEVSPAHIRGRLGSLQQLAIVLGIFAALLSNALLAGVSGGAAEVLWLGLPAWRWMFMIEAIPAIVYGVMALRLPESPRYLVLRREYDKASQVLLDFTGEKDTNLKIQQIRDSLESEQKESFRDILGPALGLKPIVWVGILLSVFQQFVGINVIFYYSTTLWRSVGFDESSALLTSVITSVTNILVTIVAIVLVDRVGRRRMLLVGSVIMTVALAAMAVAFSFAELVTQDGATTAELEAPWSVIALVGANLFVVGFGATWGPIVWVLLGEMFPNRIRASALAVAAAAQWVANFAISTTFPVLSGIGLTFAYGFYALCAAASFVFVWWKVRETKGMELEDMH; via the coding sequence ATGACGGACACGGCATACCGGCGCGTCAACGCGCGCGTCACGGGAATCGCGATCGCCGCAGCACTGGGCGGCTTCCTGTTCGGCTTCGACACGGCCGTCATCAACGGCGCCGTGGATGCGCTCGCGGGGGAGTTCGCACTCGACGCGGCGCTGAAGGGCTTCGCGGTGTCGAGCGCTCTGCTCGGCTGCGCCGTGGGCGCGTGGTTCGCCGGCTCCATGGCGAACCGGTGGGGTCGTGTGCCGGTGATGATCACGGCGGCGGTGCTGTTCCTGATCTCCGCCATCGGCTCGGGCATCGCGTTCGGCGTGGTGGACCTGATCGTCTGGCGCGTGATCGGCGGTCTGGGCGTCGGAGCGGCGTCGGTGATCGCGCCCGCGTACATAGCAGAGGTGTCGCCCGCGCACATCCGCGGGCGTCTCGGATCCCTGCAGCAGCTCGCGATCGTCCTCGGCATCTTCGCCGCCCTGCTGTCGAACGCGCTGCTCGCCGGGGTGTCCGGCGGTGCCGCCGAGGTGCTGTGGCTGGGTCTGCCCGCGTGGCGCTGGATGTTCATGATCGAGGCGATCCCCGCGATCGTCTACGGCGTGATGGCGCTGCGCCTGCCGGAATCGCCGCGGTATCTCGTGCTGCGCCGCGAGTACGACAAGGCGTCCCAGGTGCTGCTCGACTTCACGGGCGAGAAGGACACGAACCTCAAGATCCAGCAGATCCGCGACTCGCTCGAGTCGGAGCAGAAGGAGTCGTTCCGCGACATCCTGGGGCCGGCGCTGGGGCTCAAGCCGATCGTCTGGGTCGGCATCCTGCTGTCGGTGTTCCAGCAGTTCGTCGGCATCAACGTGATCTTCTACTACTCGACGACGCTGTGGCGCTCGGTGGGCTTCGATGAGTCCAGCGCGCTGCTGACCTCGGTCATCACGTCCGTGACGAACATCCTCGTCACCATCGTCGCGATCGTCCTGGTGGACCGCGTGGGGCGCCGGAGGATGCTGCTGGTCGGCTCCGTCATCATGACGGTCGCGCTCGCGGCGATGGCCGTCGCCTTCTCGTTCGCCGAGCTCGTCACGCAGGATGGCGCCACGACCGCCGAGCTCGAGGCGCCGTGGTCGGTCATCGCCCTCGTCGGCGCGAACCTGTTCGTCGTCGGCTTCGGTGCGACGTGGGGACCGATCGTGTGGGTGCTGCTGGGCGAGATGTTCCCCAACCGGATCCGCGCGAGCGCGCTGGCCGTCGCCGCGGCCGCGCAGTGGGTCGCGAACTTCGCGATCTCCACGACCTTCCCCGTGCTCAGCGGCATCGGGCTGACGTTCGCCTACGGCTTCTACGCGCTGTGCGCGGCCGCCTCGTTCGTCTTCGTGTGGTGGAAGGTGCGCGAGACCAAGGGCATGGAGCTGGAGGACATGCACTGA
- a CDS encoding RecQ family ATP-dependent DNA helicase, which translates to MTDALRTSALDALRRLVGRDDAEFHDGQYEAIEALVGGRRRALVVQRTGWGKSAVYFVATRLLRDQGAGPTILVSPLLALMRDQIAAAERAGVRAVAINSTNAHEWGEVLARLDADEVDVLLVSPERLNNPTFRDEQLPALVRRIGMLVVDEAHCISDWGHDFRPDYRRLRDLIAQMPASVPVLATTATANSRVVADVVDQLGTEGVTTIRGPLARRSLRLGVLRLPDATARLAWLLSHLDELPGSGIIYTLTVAAAVDTARLLREHGHEVRAYTGQSDADERAESEAMLKRNEVKALVATSALGMGFDKPDLGFVLHLGAPSSPVAYYQQVGRAGRATDSADVVLLPGTEDRDIWHYFATASMPDRDRAERVLTALAGSAGPLSTAALEAIVDIRRTPLELLLKVLDVDGAVRREKGGWVATGVDWAYDAERYERIAAERRAEQDDMVAYEQTTGCRMEFLQRRLDDDTAAPCGRCDNCAGAWLTTELGAEVAASAASALDRVGVPIEARRQWPSGLDRLGLPLKGRIPAEEQASEGRALARLTDLGWGGALRELFRAGAPDQEVPPRMFEACVRVLADWGWEERPVAVAAVPSRTRPRLVRSLAHGLADIGRLAHLGELTLDPAAPAGRPGGNSAFRVADLHGRLDAAELQVPAGPVLLVDDLADSRWTLTLAARELRRAGATAVLPFVLALRS; encoded by the coding sequence ATGACCGACGCGCTGCGCACCTCCGCCCTCGACGCCCTCCGCCGTCTCGTCGGTCGCGACGACGCCGAGTTCCACGACGGCCAGTACGAGGCGATCGAGGCGCTCGTGGGCGGACGGCGCCGTGCTCTCGTCGTACAGCGGACCGGATGGGGCAAGTCGGCCGTGTACTTCGTGGCGACCCGCCTGCTGCGCGATCAGGGGGCCGGCCCGACCATCCTGGTCTCGCCCCTGCTCGCGCTGATGCGCGACCAGATCGCGGCGGCCGAGCGGGCGGGCGTGCGCGCCGTCGCCATCAATTCGACGAACGCGCACGAATGGGGCGAGGTGCTCGCCCGGCTCGACGCGGACGAGGTCGACGTGCTGCTCGTCTCACCCGAGCGGCTCAACAACCCGACCTTCCGCGACGAGCAGCTTCCCGCGCTGGTGCGCCGGATCGGGATGCTCGTCGTCGACGAGGCGCACTGCATCAGCGACTGGGGTCACGACTTCCGTCCCGACTACCGGCGCCTGCGCGACCTCATCGCGCAGATGCCGGCGTCCGTGCCGGTGCTCGCCACGACCGCGACCGCCAACAGCCGCGTGGTGGCCGACGTCGTGGACCAGCTGGGCACCGAGGGTGTCACGACCATCCGCGGCCCGCTCGCGCGGCGGTCGCTGCGGCTGGGCGTGCTGCGGCTGCCGGATGCCACGGCCCGGCTCGCGTGGCTGCTGAGCCACCTCGACGAGCTTCCCGGCTCGGGCATCATCTACACGCTCACGGTGGCGGCCGCGGTCGACACCGCGCGCCTGCTGCGCGAGCACGGCCACGAGGTGCGCGCCTACACCGGCCAGAGCGACGCGGACGAGCGCGCCGAGTCGGAGGCGATGCTCAAGCGCAACGAGGTCAAGGCGCTCGTCGCGACCAGCGCGCTCGGCATGGGCTTCGACAAGCCCGACCTCGGCTTCGTGCTGCACCTCGGCGCGCCGTCGTCACCGGTCGCGTACTACCAGCAGGTCGGTCGCGCCGGCCGCGCGACCGACTCGGCCGACGTCGTGCTGCTTCCCGGCACCGAGGACAGGGACATCTGGCACTACTTCGCGACTGCGTCGATGCCCGATCGCGACCGTGCCGAGCGCGTCCTGACCGCCCTCGCGGGCTCGGCGGGTCCGCTGTCCACGGCCGCGCTCGAGGCGATCGTCGACATCCGCCGCACGCCGCTCGAGCTGCTGCTGAAGGTGCTCGACGTCGACGGGGCCGTGCGGCGGGAGAAGGGCGGATGGGTCGCGACGGGCGTCGACTGGGCGTACGACGCCGAGCGCTACGAGCGCATCGCCGCCGAGCGCCGCGCGGAGCAGGACGACATGGTCGCGTACGAGCAGACGACGGGGTGCCGGATGGAGTTCCTCCAGCGCCGCCTCGACGACGACACCGCAGCCCCGTGCGGCCGCTGCGACAACTGCGCGGGGGCCTGGCTGACGACCGAACTCGGAGCGGAGGTCGCCGCGTCGGCCGCGTCGGCACTCGACCGCGTGGGCGTGCCGATCGAGGCGCGCCGCCAGTGGCCGTCCGGGCTCGACCGTCTCGGCCTGCCGCTCAAGGGCCGGATCCCGGCGGAGGAGCAGGCGTCCGAGGGGCGCGCGCTCGCGCGCCTGACCGACCTCGGCTGGGGCGGCGCCCTGCGTGAGCTCTTCCGCGCGGGTGCGCCCGACCAGGAGGTGCCGCCGCGGATGTTCGAGGCGTGCGTGCGCGTGCTCGCCGACTGGGGCTGGGAGGAGCGGCCCGTGGCGGTCGCGGCCGTCCCGTCGCGCACGCGGCCACGCCTTGTGCGCTCGCTCGCGCACGGCCTCGCGGACATCGGCCGGCTCGCTCACCTGGGCGAGCTCACGCTCGATCCCGCGGCGCCCGCCGGGCGGCCGGGCGGCAACAGCGCCTTCCGCGTGGCCGACCTGCACGGACGGCTCGACGCGGCGGAACTGCAGGTGCCCGCGGGGCCGGTGCTGCTCGTGGACGACCTCGCCGACAGCCGCTGGACCCTCACTCTGGCGGCCCGCGAGCTGCGGCGTGCCGGGGCGACGGCGGTGCTGCCGTTCGTGCTCGCGCTGCGCAGTTGA
- the zapE gene encoding cell division protein ZapE — MLQPRIRRGHGRTSRALRQTGEDAPPAVRRPRRGDVRRRTVRGTEPRDLRGRRGRRGLRARRRTAPRDRAHPVPRASRAYLHGPAGRGKTWLMDVAFAAAGTPHKRRVHFHEFFPALHAAIFRHGHDLEAALDELVGGLELLCFDEFHVHDVADGVLVRRLLDALLARGIAIVVTSNYAPEQLLPNPLFHGMFAPAIAAIRAHFDVIEVDGGADHREHGGTGGFAAGSWITGSAEGAPSGTHVIRGERDIVVRDLDEVTLHATFADVCEQPLGAADYARLADLRGRWRILTVPPLERLAASSAQRFANLVDVAADRGVRIDFHAAGPLEALAQAPVPPLDLARTLSRLRSLHRAG; from the coding sequence TTGCTCCAGCCTCGCATCCGCCGCGGACACGGCCGGACGTCGAGGGCCCTGCGGCAGACTGGAGAGGATGCTCCGCCCGCCGTCCGCCGACCCCGCCGCGGGGACGTCCGTCGCCGCACCGTTCGCGGCACTGAGCCGCGGGACCTTCGAGGACGCCGCGGCCGCCGCGGGCTTCGCGCCCGACGACGCACAGCGCCGCGCGATCGCGCGCATCCTGTCCCCCGCGCGTCTCGCGCGTACCTGCACGGACCGGCGGGTCGCGGCAAGACCTGGCTCATGGACGTCGCGTTCGCGGCCGCGGGCACGCCGCACAAGCGCCGGGTGCACTTCCACGAGTTCTTTCCCGCGCTGCACGCCGCGATCTTCCGTCACGGGCACGACCTGGAAGCCGCGCTCGACGAGCTCGTGGGCGGGCTCGAGCTGCTGTGCTTCGACGAGTTCCACGTGCACGACGTCGCGGACGGCGTGCTCGTGCGCCGCCTGCTGGATGCCCTGCTCGCCCGCGGCATCGCGATCGTCGTGACCTCGAACTACGCGCCGGAGCAGCTGCTGCCGAACCCGCTGTTCCACGGCATGTTCGCGCCGGCCATCGCCGCCATCCGCGCGCACTTCGACGTGATCGAGGTCGACGGCGGCGCGGATCACCGCGAGCACGGCGGCACGGGCGGCTTCGCAGCCGGATCGTGGATCACCGGATCGGCGGAGGGCGCCCCGAGCGGGACGCACGTGATCCGCGGCGAGCGCGACATCGTCGTGCGCGACCTCGACGAGGTCACCCTGCATGCGACCTTCGCGGACGTGTGCGAGCAGCCGCTCGGCGCGGCCGACTACGCGCGGCTCGCCGACCTCCGGGGCCGGTGGCGCATCCTGACGGTGCCGCCCCTCGAGCGGCTGGCGGCGTCGTCCGCGCAGCGTTTCGCGAACCTCGTCGACGTCGCGGCCGACCGGGGCGTGCGCATCGACTTCCACGCGGCGGGCCCGCTCGAGGCGCTCGCGCAGGCGCCCGTGCCGCCGCTCGACCTCGCCCGCACCCTCAGCCGGCTGCGGTCGCTGCACCGCGCGGGCTGA
- a CDS encoding LysR family transcriptional regulator, translating into MSASPSAAPSADQLLVLLEVARTGRFTTAAQSLGLTHTTVSRNIAALEAALGGRLLLRGSDGWALTPLGERAARAAEGVAAALERLTDGEGLADPVTGVVRMTTTDGFAALIAAPAVATLREEHPHLTVEIVTLTRRAVQHRSGVDIEVVVGTPQVNRGRSLRLGEYELGLYASRDYLARHGAPDSAAAAAAHGLVYFVDSMLQVDDLDLPRRLLPGMRDALTSTNVFVHVEATRAGAGLGILPCFVADRHPDLVRLLPAEVRDRLPYHAVVAPESWRRPAVAALLAELRRQMAAQRDALLGLGRLS; encoded by the coding sequence GTGTCCGCATCGCCCAGTGCCGCGCCGTCGGCGGATCAGCTGCTCGTGCTGCTCGAGGTGGCCCGCACGGGCCGGTTCACGACCGCGGCGCAATCCCTCGGGCTCACGCACACGACCGTGAGCCGCAACATCGCCGCCCTCGAGGCCGCGCTCGGCGGGCGGCTGCTGCTGCGCGGCTCTGACGGCTGGGCGCTCACGCCGCTCGGCGAACGGGCGGCGCGCGCGGCGGAAGGCGTGGCGGCCGCGCTCGAACGACTCACGGACGGCGAGGGCCTCGCGGACCCCGTGACGGGCGTCGTGCGCATGACCACCACGGACGGCTTCGCCGCCCTGATCGCGGCTCCCGCGGTCGCGACGCTGCGCGAGGAGCACCCGCACCTCACGGTCGAAATCGTCACGCTGACGCGCCGCGCGGTGCAGCACCGCTCGGGCGTCGACATCGAGGTCGTGGTCGGCACGCCGCAGGTGAACCGCGGTCGCTCGCTGCGCCTCGGCGAGTACGAGCTCGGCCTGTACGCCTCGCGCGACTACCTCGCCCGCCACGGAGCGCCCGACTCGGCCGCGGCGGCCGCCGCGCACGGCCTCGTGTACTTCGTCGACTCGATGCTGCAGGTCGACGACCTCGACCTGCCGCGCCGCCTGCTGCCGGGCATGCGCGACGCGCTGACCTCGACGAACGTGTTCGTGCACGTCGAGGCGACGCGGGCGGGCGCCGGGCTCGGCATCCTGCCGTGCTTCGTCGCCGACCGTCATCCCGACCTCGTGCGCCTGCTCCCGGCGGAAGTGCGCGACCGCCTGCCGTATCACGCGGTCGTCGCGCCGGAGTCGTGGCGGCGCCCGGCCGTCGCAGCGCTGCTCGCCGAGCTGCGGCGGCAGATGGCCGCGCAGCGCGACGCTCTGCTCGGACTCGGTCGCTTGTCCTGA
- a CDS encoding MFS transporter, with product MAMSQSPGAAAPTQSGTEPSVLRKIVAASMAGTIVEWYDFFLYATASALVFSKVLLPEMGNVYDAIIAAFVTYAIGFLARPLGGIVFGHIGDRLGRKHTLQLTIMLIGVATVLMGCLPTYQQIGVAAPILLVVLRFVQGLALGGEWGGAVLLVAEHAPAARRATWAAWPQAAVPVGNLLATLVLTLMANVLSDEAFMAWGWRVAFWLSAVVVLVGYWIRRTVSEAPVFEAARAEQAHDKAMGFGIVEVLKKRPVGVLKGMGLRFAENIMYYLVVTFSIVYLTEDQGMERGPLLTLIAIAHASHFVVILLVGRLADGAGRKPVYLAGALLGATWGFWAFPLLDTKVDGLILLALIAGLAIHALMYASQPAIMSEMFPTRMRYSGISISYQVTSIFAGSLAPLLATQWLKDTGSWLYTAIYLGVAGLITAGVVLTLRETKGTALEELDAIDAAQTRASERDEVTTA from the coding sequence ATGGCGATGAGCCAGTCACCCGGCGCCGCGGCGCCCACGCAGTCCGGCACCGAGCCCTCGGTGCTCCGCAAGATCGTCGCCGCCTCGATGGCGGGGACCATCGTCGAGTGGTACGACTTCTTTCTCTACGCCACGGCCTCGGCGCTGGTGTTCTCGAAGGTGCTGCTGCCCGAGATGGGCAACGTCTACGACGCGATCATCGCCGCGTTCGTCACCTACGCGATCGGCTTCCTCGCCCGCCCGCTGGGCGGCATCGTGTTCGGCCACATCGGCGACCGCCTGGGCCGCAAGCACACGCTGCAGCTCACGATCATGCTGATCGGCGTCGCGACCGTGCTGATGGGCTGCCTGCCCACGTACCAGCAGATCGGCGTCGCCGCGCCGATCCTCCTCGTCGTGCTGCGCTTCGTGCAGGGCCTCGCACTCGGGGGCGAGTGGGGCGGCGCCGTGCTGCTCGTCGCCGAGCACGCGCCCGCCGCGCGCCGCGCGACGTGGGCGGCCTGGCCGCAGGCGGCCGTCCCGGTCGGCAACCTGCTGGCCACGCTCGTGCTGACCCTGATGGCGAACGTGCTGTCGGACGAGGCGTTCATGGCGTGGGGCTGGCGCGTGGCGTTCTGGCTCTCGGCCGTCGTCGTGCTGGTCGGCTACTGGATCCGCCGCACGGTGTCGGAGGCGCCGGTCTTCGAGGCCGCGCGCGCCGAGCAGGCGCACGACAAGGCGATGGGCTTCGGCATCGTCGAGGTGCTCAAGAAGCGCCCGGTCGGCGTGCTGAAGGGCATGGGACTGCGCTTCGCGGAGAACATCATGTACTACCTCGTCGTGACGTTCTCGATCGTGTACCTGACGGAGGACCAGGGCATGGAGAGAGGTCCGCTGCTCACGCTCATCGCGATCGCGCATGCGAGCCACTTCGTCGTGATCCTGCTCGTCGGGCGTCTCGCCGACGGCGCGGGCCGCAAGCCCGTGTACCTGGCGGGCGCGCTGCTCGGCGCCACGTGGGGCTTCTGGGCGTTCCCGCTGCTCGACACCAAGGTCGACGGGCTGATCCTGCTGGCGCTCATCGCCGGCCTCGCGATCCACGCCCTGATGTACGCGTCGCAGCCCGCCATCATGTCGGAGATGTTCCCGACCCGCATGCGCTATTCGGGCATCTCGATCTCGTACCAGGTGACCTCGATCTTCGCCGGATCGCTCGCGCCGCTGCTCGCGACCCAGTGGCTCAAGGACACCGGCTCCTGGCTCTATACCGCGATCTACCTCGGCGTCGCGGGCCTCATCACGGCCGGCGTCGTGCTGACGCTCCGCGAGACCAAGGGCACCGCGCTCGAGGAGCTCGATGCGATCGACGCCGCGCAGACGCGCGCGTCCGAGCGCGACGAGGTGACGACCGCGTGA